The region GATTTGTAAAGATTGGACCTCTTTTTATTTTGAAATCACCACTTTTCATATCATAAATCTGTGCACCAATTATATCACTAGGTAATAAATCTGGTGTAAATTGAACTCTTTTAAATTTTAGGTCAATTACATTTGCTACAGTTTTTACTGTTGTGGTTTTAGCAAGTCCTGGAACCCCCTCTAAGAGTATATGTCCATTTGTTAGTAATCCTATTAAAATAGAATTAACCATATCATCTTGACCAATAACAACTTTAGATATTTCATTTTTTATTTCTGTGATTTTTGTATATAACATTTAGCTCTTCTTCAATGTAAGTATAAATTTGCGTTATTCTATCAAAAGTTAGGTTTTAAGAGCTTAAAATAAACTCTTAAAAGTTTCTTAAAAATGAGTTTATAAAGTGTAGTTAAATCTGAGTTCAGACTCAAAAAAATTTGAATAAAAAGTAAACAATAAATTCTTGAATATATTATTTTATGGATTATAATGAATATAGAACTAAATCTAAAAGGAGATTGATATGAAAAATGTATATGATATAGCAATTATTGGTGCTGGTCCTGCTGGCATTGCAACATCATGTGAGGCAGTCATCTTCGGTGTTAAAAATATTTTAATGTTTGAAAAAGGGGAAAACCATTCACAAACTATAAGAAAATATTTTAACGATAATAAACCAGTGGATAAAGACTGGAAAGGGATAAAAGTTGACCTTAAAGGTCATATAGATTTTACTGATGGAACAAAAGAGAGTACTTTAGATCTTTTTGAAGAATCTTTAGAAAAAAAACTTATTGATGCAAAGTTCAATACAGAAATATCAAAAGTAAGTAGACTTAAAAATAGATTTAAAATTATTACAACAACAGGGGAGAGTTATTTTGCAAAAAAGATTGTTGTAGCAATTGGAAAAATGGGGAAACCAAATAAACCAAGTTATAAAATTCCAAGCTCTTTAAAATCACGAGCAAACCATACAATATCTGATTGTAAAGGTAATGAAGATGTATTAGTAGTAGGTGGGGGAGATAGTGCTTGTGAATATGCATATTTTATCCACCAAGATAATAATGTAACTTTTAATTATAGGAGAGAAGAGATAACAAAAGCAAATCCTAAAAATATAAAAAACTTAATGAATTGTGTAGAAGATGGTGAAATAAAAGCAAAACTTGGAGTTGATATTGAAAAAGTAGAAGATGAAAATGGAATATTCAAAGTGTTTTATACAGATGGTAGTATAGAAAAATATGATAGAGTGATATACGCTTTAGGTGGTGTAACTCCAAAAGAGTTTTTAAAAAGCTGTTGTGTCAAATTAGATGAAAAAGAGAAACCTTTTATTGATGATAAAAATCAAAATTGTGATGGTATATATTTAGCAGGGGATATTTGTGGTTCAATTGGTGGTTCAATAGCTTTGGCTTTAAATCATGGATATAACATAATAACTGATTGTATAGTTGATGAGGTATTAGAAGAGAAAAGTGCATAAAAGATAAAAGGGAAATTCCTTTTATCTTATTTATAAAAAATAATTTTTTAAATCTAAAATTCTTTCTTAGATTTTCTTCACCTAGAAAATGCCCATATTCTAAAGTTTTACTC is a window of Halarcobacter sp. DNA encoding:
- a CDS encoding NAD(P)-binding domain-containing protein, which translates into the protein MKNVYDIAIIGAGPAGIATSCEAVIFGVKNILMFEKGENHSQTIRKYFNDNKPVDKDWKGIKVDLKGHIDFTDGTKESTLDLFEESLEKKLIDAKFNTEISKVSRLKNRFKIITTTGESYFAKKIVVAIGKMGKPNKPSYKIPSSLKSRANHTISDCKGNEDVLVVGGGDSACEYAYFIHQDNNVTFNYRREEITKANPKNIKNLMNCVEDGEIKAKLGVDIEKVEDENGIFKVFYTDGSIEKYDRVIYALGGVTPKEFLKSCCVKLDEKEKPFIDDKNQNCDGIYLAGDICGSIGGSIALALNHGYNIITDCIVDEVLEEKSA